In Vanessa atalanta chromosome 29, ilVanAtal1.2, whole genome shotgun sequence, a genomic segment contains:
- the LOC125075049 gene encoding TBC1 domain family member 1 isoform X3, translating into MREPSPGAPSPKGSTVSLNVTRNAGFQQQNGAEHLPWSNPGMSLSKNCSSNLTNESSGLVRTVSNASALTSLCADLSPSDSHFFEVLYVGKVRISQRKVPESLIDDALQKFTQHEAEKLKSNRRHSLLSSTVASQDSTDSDVKSSPERAIEQFRHNNLIPSTTPLEPDKSIAWKSAENLQKPENTEIDKEFDVFTKERVEKIVKQPVPLEPTVLVINVPKNNLGTVKEDEEKHDDGHSLTTSLLINTSKIEPKDALISNADKANNPFNDKTDETKKQTVVDPLLHVPVEVKNMKPQADENVATLMEKRAKLNFGELQRKPKETHEEKKMKTDTKPYLRDRSASIGTLNLKTPLAHLIGEQNRIMLFQVGRSELRLISPDRKQILLHRGFKDVASCVLGRSNKEHFGFVCRETNDYACYVFKCESDSVATEVVNAIKQAFVAHADLLKKSRDKSPNMTCEHCPMLWYHRLCHDIEGMNEKKIHAFILRRVEQLPDDEQDVIITKYQGGTNHMYEVSEHNAFLMMLLRAHCEAKQQRHVHDTAENRSEFLNQYLGGSTIFMKAKRSLSSGFDHLLKRRQSKDDVSPLAIKKELSPHPSVLETSSEPNNSELLSPDVQRCKSLSPGVNIITEQPSSPKTSQQVSFDEGTDENKEETSVNSPMMDIFLKVSDSRAAANEGGNESDATWRQAIYEKVVQPSKDEGDIQQKDLLGHPTSPTGKRSKEQLRQLWKMAIDQTILLVRMEKENARLKESEESSAVRRIKLEYVEMGSCDAGVSHMWDSLLARDPSQPVAKVDRHMLKQAVRQGVPRTSRGGVWYFLAEQASLRAAPPDARLFPLYNAPYRSLLAGLTKHQHAILIDLGRTFPKHSYFASALGPGQLALYNILKAYSLLDPDVGYCQGLSFVAGVLLLHMDEAEAFTLLRHLMFRRGIRKQYLPDMSALQVQLYQLSRLLRDHEPELHAKLESLDISPALYAAPWMLTLFTSQFPLGFVVRVFDLIFLESFDVVFAVSLALLAAHRDGLLLCESCEEAAEYLKHKLPDLDPALVQRVMATVSKLDISRQLTEYAVEYSVLREEMPRLAALTEHNRQLQEDTSRMSSELDSAMDAIENYQKTQTRLESQNKIMEQHLTFLSRYISAHHRQDLPHEIKKIVQNYSKKISFGSKIITKFTSNDDEDEFKKNYKQGMSTPNLFSKTTKEEVLNAVNKEKNIEDRKHFMMKKSQSVHSGLISNKHFPLKVLEEKKEDVRRRDSLRIENLANDNIRDLGRKTSGFFANTHEQIRQERFFEQQLKHDFDENLKKLDEKLSKKLSPKSYSDELSIFQSKKSMSLNLNANSKGQDSKLNDSGFVTPLSPENNRKEDSSSSISHPLSDCDVDIKFDGQLTKLKQIRPLKSSN; encoded by the exons ATGCGGGAGCCTTCCCCAGGGGCTCCAAGCCCCAAAGGCTCCACTGTATCACTTAATGTAACCAGGAATGCCGGCTTCCAGCAGCAAAATGGCGCTGAACACCTGCCCTGGAGCAACCCTGGGATGTCCTTATCTAAAAATTGTAGTTCTAATTT aacCAATGAATCATCAGGGCTTGTTCGCACCGTGAGCAACGCTTCAGCCCTCACGTCTCTATGTGCTGATCTATCGCCGTCAGATTCTCATTTCTTCGag GTTTTGTATGTTGGCAAAGTACGCATCTCACAGAGGAAGGTCCCGGAATCGTTAATTGATGATGCATTACAAAAGTTCACTCAACATGAAGccgaaaaattaaaaagtaataggCGGCATAGCTTACTGTCTTCCACTGTg GCTTCCCAAGATAGTACCGATTCTGATGTAAAAAGTTCACCAGAACGTGCCATAGAACAGTTTAGACACAACAATTTAATACCCAGTACAACACCCTTAGAACCGGATAAATCCATTGCTTGGAAAAGCGCTGAAAACTTACAAAAACCTGAAAATACAGAAATCGACAAAGAGTTTGACGTATTCACCAAAGAGCGAGTCGAAAAGATCGTCAAACAGCCAGTGCCTTTAGAGCCTACGGTATTAGTGATAAACGTACCTAAAAACAATCTAGGCACTGTTAAGGAGGATGAAGAAAAACACGACGATGGTCATTCACTAACGACATCTCTCTTAATAAATACAAGTAAAATTGAACCTAAAGATGCCTTAATTTCTAACGCTGATAAGGCAAATAATCCTTTCAATGATAAAACAGATGAAACAAAAAAGCAAACAGTGGTTGATCCATTGCTTCATGTGCCTGTagaagttaaaaatatgaaaccacAGGCCGATGAAAACGTAGCAACATTAATGGAAAAAAGAGCGAAGTTAAATTTTGGAGAACTGCAAAGGAAACCAAAAGAGACTCACGAAGAGAAGAAAATGAAGACAGATACGAAACCTTATTTGAGAGATAGATCAGCGTCTATTGGTACGTTGAATTTAAAAACGCCGTTGGCTCATTTGATTGGTGAACAGAATAGGATAATGCTTTTTCag GTTGGTCGTTCAGAGTTACGTCTAATAAGCCCTGATAGAAAACAAATTCTTTTACATCGTGGCTTCAAGGACGTCGCCAGTTGCGTCCTCGGTAGAAGCAACAAGGAGCATTTCGGCTTCGTGTGTCGTGAGACTAATGACTACGCGTGCTATGTGTTCAAGTGTGAAAGTGATTCTGTTGCTACAGAAGTTGTAAACG CTATTAAACAAGCCTTCGTCGCACACGCCGATCTGTTGAAGAAGTCCAGGGATAAATCTCCAAATATGACATGCGAACATTGCCCTATGTTGTGGTACCACAGACTGTGCCATGATATTGAAG GTATGAATGAAAAGAAGATACACGCTTTTATACTGCGTCGCGTTGAACAACTACCAGATGATGAACAAGACGTCATCATCACAAAATATCAAGGTGGAACTAATCACATGTACGAG gTGAGCGAGCACAACGCATTCCTAATGATGTTGCTCCGAGCGCACTGTGAAGCAAAACAGCAAAGACATGTGCACGATACAGCTGAAAATAG ATCTGAATTCCTCAACCAATATCTAGGTGGCAGCACTATATTCATGAAGGCTAAACGATCTTTGTCCAGTGGATTTGATCACCTACTCAAGCGGAGGCAGAGTAAGGATGACGTTTCACCACTCGCTATCAAAAAG GAGCTATCTCCACACCCATCAGTTCTGGAAACATCGTCCGAGCCCAACAATTCGGAGCTCCTCTCACCGGATGTACAACGTTGTAAATCACTGTCGCCGGGCGTTAATATTATCACGG AGCAACCGTCGTCACCGAAAACTTCCCAGCAAGTGTCATTCGACGAAGGAACAGATGAGAACAAGGAAGAAACATCCGTCAATTCGCCAATGATGGACAT TTTCCTGAAAGTCAGTGACTCACGCGCAGCCGCTAACGAAGGCGGTAACGAATCTGATGCGACCTGGCGTCAGGCGATATATGAGAAGGTGGTCCAACCCAGCAAGGACGAAG GGGATATACAGCAGAAGGATCTCCTAGGTCATCCAACGTCACCAACCGGGAAGCGTTCGAAGGAACAGCTTCGACAGCTTTGGAAGATGGCGATTGACCAAACGATATTACTTGTTAGGATGGAGAAAGAAAACGCAAGATTGAAAG AAAGTGAAGAGTCATCAGCGGTTCGGCGCATTAAGCTGGAATACGTCGAGATGGGATCGTGTGACGCTGGAGTGTCGCACATGTGGGACTCCCTGCTCGCGAGAGATCCTTCGCAGCCCGTCGCCAAAGTTGACAGGCATATGCTGAAACAGGCGGTTAGACAAG GCGTCCCGCGCACGTCCCGCGGCGGCGTGTGGTACTTCCTGGCGGAGCAGGCCAGcctgcgcgccgcgccgcccgacGCGCGCCTGTTCCCGCTCTACAACGCGCCCTACCGCTCGCTGCTCGCCGGCCTCACCAAGCACCAGCACGCCATACTCATCGACCTGG GACGCACCTTCCCCAAGCACTCGTACTTCGCCTCGGCCCTCGGTCCTGGTCAGTTGGCCCTATACAACATACTGAAGGCGTACTCCCTTTTGGACCCCGATGTGGGCTACTGTCAGGGCTTGAGCTTCGTGGCTGGAGTGTTATTATTACAC ATGGATGAAGCCGAAGCATTCACACTGTTGAGACATCTGATGTTCCGTCGAGGTATTAGGAAGCAGTATCTACCGGATATGAGCGCGTTACAAGTCCAA CTGTATCAACTCTCTCGTCTCCTTCGCGACCATGAACCGGAACTACATGCGAAGCTAGAGTCTCTCGACATATCACCGGCTCTTTACGCAGCACCCTGGATGCTGACACTTTTCACCAGTCAGTTTCCACTCGGCTTCGTCGTCAGGGTCtttg ACCTGATCTTCCTGGAGTCGTTCGACGTGGTGTTCGCGGTGTCGCTGGCGCTGCTGGCGGCGCACCGCGACGGGCTGCTGCTGTGCGAGAGCTGCGAGGAGGCGGCCGAGTACCTCAAGCACAAGCTGCCCGACCTCGACCCTGCGCTCGTGCAGAGAGTCATGGCCACG GTTTCAAAGTTAGACATCAGTCGTCAGTTAACTGAATATGCGGTGGAGTACAGCGTGCTGAGAGAGGAAATGCCTCGCCTGGCGGCACTCACGGAACATAACCGGCAGCTACAAGAGGACACTAGTCGAATGAGCTCCGAACTCGAT TCGGCAATGGACGCGATCGAAAACTATCAAAAGACCCAAACTCGTCTAGAATCGCAAAACAAAATCATGGAACAGCATCTAACTTTCCTAAGCCGATATATATCCGCGCACCATAGACAAGACTTGCCGCACGAAATCAAGAAAATCGTCCAAAATTACAGCAAGAAAATCTCATTCGGCTCAAAGATCATCACGAAATTCACTTCGAATGACGATGAAGATGAATTCAAGAAGAACTACAAGCAAGGGATGAGTACGCCGAATTTATTCTCCAAAACGACTAAGGAGGAAGTTTTGAATGCTGTCAATAAAGAGAAGAATATCGAGGACAGGAAACATTTCATGATGAAGAAGTCTCAGTCAGTGCATTCTGGTTTAATATCGAATAAGCATTTCCCGTTAAAAGTTCTAGAAGAGAAGAAGGAAGACGTGAGAAGGAGAGACAGTTTACGCATAGAGAACTTAGCAAACGATAACATACGTGACTTGGGACGGAAAACATCGGGATTTTTCGCGAACACGCACGAACAAATACGACAGGAGCGATTCTTCGAGCAGCAATTGAAGCACGATTTTGATGAGAATTTGAAAAAGTTAGACGAAAAGTTATCCAAGAAACTGTCGCCCAAATCATATTCAGACGAATTGAGTATATTCCAGAGTAAAAAAAGTATGTCGCTCAATTTGAACGCTAACTCAAAAGGACAAGATTCAAAATTGAATGACAGTGGTTTCGTAACACCATTGTCTCCTGAAAACAATAGAAAAGAAGACAGTTCATCCTCTATTTCACATCCGTTGAGCGACTGTGATGTTGACATTAAATTTGACGGTCAATTAACTAAATTGAAACAGATACGACCGTTGAAAAGTAGTAATTAG